A window of Daucus carota subsp. sativus chromosome 2, DH1 v3.0, whole genome shotgun sequence genomic DNA:
CTTTTTTGTGATTTTAGTTATTCAAGTGCAAGGTATTGTGAGAGGTTTACCCCCCATTGCTGCCGCATTTGCAGTCAGAACCACAGCTACAATTTGATCCACAGCTAGACATTTTCTTTATATAATGTTTAGGTATTGTACACTTCAGAGAAGGCTTTAAAGTTCTGGTGAAATCATTTACTCATCACCCTGCTATTTATAGAGCAAGAGAAGAGATTTTAAGATTCTATCCACCGTACACGTGTATGAATCACCCCTTACTTGGGTATATATGAAAATGATTAACTTCTTCCTACCTAAAAGCTTGAGAATGTTTGATTCCTTAAACCTTTCATTTTCAGAAGTCAATTAACTTAGTGCTGGATTAGTTGTATGTTACTTTTATGAAACTATTGTTCTCAAATTCATTTCCCTTTCAATCAACCATCACAAGATAAAAACTAGATAGATTTATGATAACAAAGTGCTTCTTTAGATAATTACATTTGGTAAATGGTTATCAGAAGGAACAGAATACAAAACTTAGCCGTCTGATAATAAGAATCAGCCCAGTAAACTTTTACCTATCAAACCCTTGCTTTCAACTAGCTGAGAACTCTCTACTGCTGGTAGTAAGAGGTTGAAGTTTGAACCTCACCTTCATACCATTCCCATTCCTGTTAACCCCCATTCCCATACCCTCCGTTCTCATTCCTGATTCCCATTCCCAACCTTCATGCAAATGCCCCCTATATTTGACAGTACAGAGTAAAACCATACAAAAAAtggaagaaatataaaaatcatgAGAGGTTAGAATAAACAAATTTTGTTAGTAACAAAAAGGTTTATGACAAGTCATCATGAACTGATCTATAAAGTTACAGAGAGAACATAAGAGTGACTAGTGAGTGTCTGAGTGATAAATTTCTTTGATTTGTTGATTCTTATATGTCTCTACTGAAACTAAGTATTAGGAGGACTTGGATGAATCATATATTATGTTTAACACTCTGCTCAGTGGAAAGcccattttttgtttttggtaaGTAAACTCGTGACCTCTATACCATGTTAATTTACCCGTATTCTTAAAAACTAAAGtgttaggaagagctcttaattGGATCATATATTGTATACGTATGGTTCTCTATACAATATTGCCGCCTAAAAATACTTGGTTATGAATATCATACTTGTTCTTGCAAAAAGAAATTGGAATTAAGCATTTTTGCAAAAGAAAGATAGCAAATATAAAAagttgtatatattgattcctATGTATAATGTCAACGCTTAACATAATGATCTTGTCGAATTTGGAGACAAAAAACAAATTGTTTCATGGAAGCAAAGTTTTGCCCAGTTAATTTTTCTAGGGATCAATCGACTGTTGAGAACCTCATCTTTCAAATGATATGTTATGCTACCTGAAGGAAAAGAAAGAGACGTTTCCACCTCATTAAGCACCTCGTCACAACAAGATCATTATGTACTATATGAATATGATCGAATGCAGACTTAACTTGGTTTGAATCTTTAAAAAGATTTTGGTAGACAAGTTACTCAAGACATAAAAAACTACAAGATTTCCTAGACGTCTGGTGGCTAACATATTTGCAAACATTCATActgtaaaaaaaaacacaatctgttatatatatactgaaaCCCTTCGTAATGCATGACACTGATCAACAGTTGCATGGATCACAAGTGCAGCTTGATCCACACTTGCAGGCATTTCCTCCTTCTCCGAAGCTCTTCTTAGCTCCATCGTAAGTACTGCAGCATGAACTGTATCGTTTTTTACTAATGGAAGCTGTTATGATCAACCACCTGCtgaatcttttatatttttttgtgaagttTGTGATTATTAGGCAAATTAACGCCTATTCTAATTATTCAGTTCCTCTGTATTATCAAAGATAAggcttgaaaatataaaattcaaattcttttgtTTAGATATCGAATAGTTGTCTCTGATTTTACACGTAGTATgccattttttttatgttaatcACTTCTTATCCATTCATTCTGCACTTCGTTCTCAAATTTTGACAATAGGATCTAAATCCAGAAACCGCCCTTTTAAATCTCGACCTACAAATCCAAGATAACAAGAAGAGAACCGAAAGTAATAATTCCTTGTACCAACATATAGCAGAGTGTGGAACAGCATAAGCACACAAGTTGCCTGAGACATCAGAAAATTCTAGATTTTCCGAGATGTTCTGGTGGCTgtcttatttttcaattttcatacaCAATAAAAAGGCACAAGctgctaaatatatatatgttggtaCAGCTCATCATGAATGATGGCGATCAACAGTTGCATGGATCACAAGTGCAGCTTGATCCACATTTGCAGGCATTTCCTCCTTCTGCTCCAAAGCTCTGCTCAGCTCCATCAAAATTGCTGTAACATATACAGTACCTAAgattattttatgttcttttatTTGTGTGCTAATCCATACTAAATATCTAAATGTCAGGGAATCTAAGTAAAGTTatcatatgaaatgaaaaattaataatcatACATCTTCAAAGGTGCAACTCCAGCAATGATTGTGGCAGCAGCGGAGTTCTCTATGTCAACGTGCATGCTGCATCTGCAATTTGAAATATGTTCTTAGGGatgaaaaaaatgtaaattataatGGTATAGCTCAAAAAACTTGGATGTATAATATCAGATTAGTCATGAACTCTCTTTTTGGTGATTTGAGTTATTCAAGTGCAAGGTATTATAACTTGTGAGAGGTTTACCCTCCATTGCTGCCGCATTTGCAGTCAGAACCACAGCTACAATTTGATCCACAGCTCGacatttttcttatataatatttaaatattgtgCAATGCAGAGCAGACTCTGAATTTTCTGTGAAATCATTTACACATTGCCCTTCTATATATAGTGCAAGAGAAGAGATTGTATGATGCTGCCCACCGTACACGTGTATGAATCCCCTTTCACCTGggtatatatgaaaattttaactcCTTCCTACCTAATAgctaaagaatatttgattcctTAAACGACTCGTTTTAACAAGTATATTAACTTAGTGGTGGATTAGTTGTATGTTACTGATGTGAAATATTCAACTGTAGCTATGATACTTGTAATCTTATACACTTGTTTCTCAAGCATTTTCCTTTCAATCAGCCATCACTAGATAAAAACTAGAGAGATTTATGATAACAAAGGACTACTCTGTAATTGGTTATCAGGACGAACAGGATATCATACTTAGCCGGCTTATAAGAAGAATCAGCCTTGTAGACTTTGACAGTACCTATCAAACCCTTCCTTTTAACTATCTGAAACTCTCTGCATTTGGTAGTAAGAGCTAAGAGGTCGAAGCTGAAACatataatatttcttaaaatGGCCTATCAGTAAACTttcttagattttttttaagcgAAAAAACTGAGGTTTTATTACAGAAAAGTACTGTTTTCAGACTGCTGATACATCCTACAATCTACATTCCCAGTTGCatgaaatttaaacttttatgttGGAGTATTATTCATATCGGATTAATAGTAACAATTGCATGATTATTGCTGGCAGTACagagaaaaaaagaaatatacGAATCACTGAGATTATGTTAGACTAAACAAATTTTAGTAGTAACAAATAGGTTTGTGACAAAATCATCAGAAACTGATATATAAAGTTAAAGAGATAACATAAGAGTGACTGGTGAGTGCTGAGTGATAAATTTCCCTAATAGATTATTCTTACACGTCTCTACTAAAATTTCAGAATGTTAGAAGGAGAACTTGATCATACATCATGTTTAATACTCTTCTCATTTGAAATcctgtttctttttttttttttactaatataaTATCTACACTTTATTAAACATATTGATCTtgtgaattttgaaacaaaaataaatttgtttcatAGAAGTAAAATTGTGTccagttaatttatttttatctatggATCCATCAACTATTAAGAACCTCATCTTTCAAGTGATATGTTATGCAATCTGAAGGAAAAGAAAGGGACGGTTCCACCTCAGAAAACACTTCATTCTGGCCAATGTTGCACGGAGACGGGTACCGGTACAATGACAGTAATATTGAAAAGTAATTTTATAAGTATAGGATGGATtgacaattataaaattatagaataCGATATGAcactaaatatattaatataatttttttaaaaagacgGAGGTATATTCaacattcaaaatattaaacataaaacacaaaaGACCCTACGATGattctaaaatattaacatCACCATTTATCTAACTCATTTTTCATTTCAACAGTATCAAGTGAGAGTTCTGCAAACTCTAATTCATATTGTTTAAGATTCCTGTATAAAAGACTAATCTTCTAAGAATCCAAACATAGATGTCATGAATCTACTTGGTTGAATCTTTAAGAAGTTTCTGGTAAACACCCCTTATAGTTATTTGGTTCTTTAGTCATATCCATTATTATATATCACAACTGAACACTGAAATTGTACGTGCTTTGCTTAAGAATCTTATAATTGCCTCCAGTTTTACCCTTTATATGCCAATCGTTTATTGTTAATCACCTTGTGCATCCATTCTCTGCACTGAGGACCTAATTTTGTTACTAGCATCTGAATTCAGAAACAACCCTTTTATGTGTAATGAAACTAGACATGAGCATCAAGAATAAAAATAACAGAATTTCACAGCCATTTATCCACAAAGCAAATCTTGATACCAACATATAGCAGAGATCAGAACAACACAAGTACACAAGTTGCCTAAGATGTCTAAGAATACAAGATTTTCCTAGACGTCCGTGGCTGTCTTATTTGCCAACATTCATACGGTATAGAAAACACAATCTGCCAGTTATATGCTGCTACCCTTTGTCATGCATGACAATGTTCAACAGTTGCATGTATCACAAGTGCAGTTTGATCCACACTTGCAGGTATTTCCTCCTTCTCCAAAGCTCTTCTCAGCTCCATCGAAAGTACTGCAACACATAccgtaattttaattatattttacactCGAAAATTCTGGTGCTAATTCAAAGTAAAGTTACTATATGAGATGACATATATAATCCTACGTCTTCATAGGTGCAACTCCAACAACGATTGTCGTGGCAGCTGAGGAGTTCTCTATGTCAAGGTGCATGCTGCATCTGCAAGTATTCAAAATATCCATAGTTACTTCCTGTTTAGGTCTAGTAAGCAAAAAAATTTAAGGTAAAACAAAAATGGCCTAGATGTAGGTCATAAGATTATTTATGATCTATGTTATTAAGAATTTCAAGGGCAATCACTACATAACCTATATTGACTTTACTTTTTTAAAGTGCATAAAATAGTGAAAGTTTACCCTCCATTGCTGCCACATTTGCAGTCAGAACCACAGTTACAATTTGATCCGCAGCTAGACATTTTCTGTAAATAATAtgaagtaaatataaatattataggtTTGTATTGTAAGCTCTGAGAAGGCTTTGAGTTCTTGGTGAAATTATACACTCATAACCCTCCTACTTATACCGCAAGAGCAGATCATGTAAGGC
This region includes:
- the LOC108205616 gene encoding uncharacterized protein LOC108205616, with amino-acid sequence MSCCGGNCGCGAGCKCGNGCGGCGMYPDVEKNTNATIIEGVAPTNTFSQGSEVIFAAEGGHACKCGSNCTCNPCKCCERGFIHVYGGQHHTISSLALYIEGQCVNDFTENSESALHCTIFKYYIRKMSSCGSNCSCGSDCKCGSNGGCSMHVDIENSAAATIIAGVAPLKINFDGAEQSFGAEGGNACKCGSSCTCDPCNC
- the LOC108205617 gene encoding metallothionein-like protein 1: MSSCGSNCNCGSDCKCGSNGGCSMHLDIENSSAATTIVVGVAPMKTTFDGAEKSFGEGGNTCKCGSNCTCDTCNC